A stretch of Aeromicrobium tamlense DNA encodes these proteins:
- a CDS encoding MCE family protein: MARTGMDRQTASAFAKLMAFLVITGLMTALLVAVIGNTSFERTVTYKAVFSDVTSLVKGDDVRIAGVRVGNVSEVKVHSGTSAEVTFSVDSDIDLTQSTQATLRYRNMIGQRYISLSEGADGAPGRLKEGETIGLDRTTPALDLTDLFGGFKPLFEALSPEDTNQLAYELIQVFQGESGTVESLLSHTASLTQTLADRDELIGSVIENLTVVLTSFNERDTELSSAISTLQQLITGLKDDRDVLTGSLDDISVLTGETAGLLEDTGPAITADIKELRQLTSKIGTKQARRDLDRTLQILPIKIDRIGRTGQYGSFFNFFVCDIGVNGKVPSLNGVPGWEQARPFKTTKRVTVTGAGVSRCR; the protein is encoded by the coding sequence ATGGCCCGCACCGGCATGGACCGCCAGACGGCCTCCGCGTTCGCGAAGCTCATGGCCTTCCTGGTCATCACCGGCCTGATGACCGCGCTGCTCGTCGCCGTCATCGGCAACACGTCGTTCGAGCGCACGGTCACCTACAAGGCGGTGTTCAGCGACGTGACGAGCCTCGTGAAGGGCGACGACGTGCGCATCGCGGGCGTGCGCGTCGGCAACGTCTCGGAGGTGAAGGTGCACTCCGGCACCAGCGCCGAGGTCACCTTCAGCGTCGACTCCGACATCGACCTGACGCAGTCCACCCAAGCCACGCTGCGCTACCGCAACATGATCGGTCAGCGCTACATCTCCCTCAGCGAGGGCGCCGACGGGGCGCCCGGACGACTGAAGGAGGGCGAGACGATCGGGCTCGACCGCACCACGCCGGCGCTCGACCTGACCGACCTGTTCGGCGGCTTCAAGCCCCTGTTCGAGGCGCTGTCGCCGGAGGACACCAACCAGCTCGCCTACGAGCTGATCCAGGTGTTCCAGGGCGAGAGCGGCACCGTCGAGTCGCTGCTGTCGCACACCGCCTCGCTGACCCAGACCCTCGCCGACCGCGACGAGCTCATCGGCTCGGTCATCGAGAACCTCACGGTCGTGCTGACTTCGTTCAACGAGCGCGACACCGAGCTGTCCTCGGCGATCTCCACCCTCCAGCAGCTCATCACCGGCCTGAAGGACGACCGCGACGTGCTCACCGGCTCGCTCGACGACATCTCGGTGCTCACCGGCGAGACGGCCGGCCTGCTCGAGGACACGGGCCCCGCGATCACCGCCGACATCAAGGAGCTGCGCCAGCTCACCTCGAAGATCGGCACGAAGCAGGCGCGGCGCGATCTCGACCGCACGCTGCAGATCCTGCCGATCAAGATCGACCGGATCGGCCGCACGGGCCAGTACGGCTCGTTCTTCAACTTCTTCGTCTGCGACATCGGGGTCAACGGGAAGGTGCCGTCGTTGAACGGTGTGCCGGGATGGGAGCAGGCGCGTCCGTTCAAGACCACGAAGCGCGTCACCGTGACCGGAGCAGGGGTGAGTCGATGCCGCTGA
- a CDS encoding MCE family protein, giving the protein MARVSTLDRPAVVRSLGVAMVALIVGSVLLTYAVFTKAFSSDIPVLIRSNGVGLQLNPNADVKLRGVIVGRVDEITSEEGQAVIHLRLDADQQQVIPSDVQAFVVPKTLFGEKFIDLQPVAQSAGTPIQAGDEITQAALPSEVETLLADLDPLLTALNPEDLSYVLTALSDALSGQGEKVGQTLETLSGYLQKITPLAPKFVEDVTLLGDTAKTYADVMPEIGTTLRNAVVTGNTLTARRAQLQTLFVETAAFATSAEKLAQRSGDDFITLSRDSRPTLELLAQYSPTLECVLKGIDRLKPAIDGAFRNHRAHASIEFAPRSSRDYDADDAYELPTAGKSGALAPSCATLPRTAYTAKRPAPGMSDTLLQQFGIGGDLGKRSPLVAPSVASPAGTDAEAEQIDAIVATALGVDPTDVPDVARPLFGPVLRGAEVTL; this is encoded by the coding sequence ATGGCGCGCGTGTCCACCCTCGACCGCCCCGCCGTCGTCCGCAGCCTGGGCGTCGCCATGGTCGCGCTCATCGTCGGTTCGGTGCTGCTGACGTACGCGGTGTTCACGAAGGCGTTCTCCTCCGACATCCCCGTCCTGATCCGCAGCAACGGCGTCGGCCTGCAGCTCAACCCGAACGCCGACGTGAAGCTGCGCGGCGTGATCGTCGGCCGCGTCGACGAGATCACCTCCGAGGAGGGCCAGGCCGTCATCCACCTGCGCCTCGACGCCGACCAGCAGCAGGTCATCCCGTCCGACGTCCAGGCGTTCGTCGTGCCCAAGACCCTGTTCGGCGAGAAGTTCATCGACCTCCAGCCCGTGGCGCAGTCGGCCGGCACCCCGATCCAGGCCGGCGACGAGATCACCCAGGCCGCGCTGCCGTCCGAGGTCGAGACCCTGCTGGCCGACCTCGACCCGCTGCTGACGGCGCTCAACCCCGAGGACCTCTCCTACGTCCTCACGGCGCTGTCCGACGCGCTGTCGGGCCAGGGCGAGAAGGTCGGCCAGACCCTCGAGACGCTGTCGGGCTACCTGCAGAAGATCACGCCGCTGGCGCCGAAGTTCGTCGAGGACGTCACGCTGCTCGGCGACACCGCGAAGACCTACGCCGACGTCATGCCCGAGATCGGCACCACGCTGCGCAACGCGGTGGTCACCGGCAACACGCTCACCGCACGTCGGGCCCAGCTCCAGACCCTCTTCGTCGAGACCGCCGCGTTCGCGACCTCGGCCGAGAAGCTGGCCCAGCGCTCGGGCGACGACTTCATCACGCTCTCGCGCGACTCCCGGCCCACGCTCGAGCTGCTGGCGCAGTACTCGCCCACGCTCGAGTGCGTCCTCAAGGGCATCGACCGTCTCAAGCCCGCGATCGACGGGGCGTTCCGCAACCACCGGGCGCACGCGTCGATCGAGTTCGCCCCGCGCTCCTCGCGTGACTACGACGCCGACGACGCCTACGAGCTGCCCACGGCCGGGAAGTCCGGAGCGCTCGCGCCCAGCTGCGCCACGCTGCCGCGCACCGCCTACACGGCGAAGCGCCCCGCGCCCGGCATGAGCGACACCCTGCTGCAGCAGTTCGGCATCGGCGGCGACCTCGGCAAGCGCTCGCCGCTCGTCGCGCCCTCGGTGGCCAGCCCGGCCGGCACCGACGCCGAGGCCGAGCAGATCGACGCGATCGTCGCCACGGCCCTCGGCGTCGACCCCACTGACGTTCCCGACGTGGCCCGGCCGCTGTTCGGTCCCGTCCTGCGTGGAGCGGAGGTGACGCTCTGA